The Bacteroidia bacterium genomic interval TGAAAGAGGCAGTGGAGTGATAGGAATTAATGGTGCGGCTGCCAGAAAAGGCATCGTTGGAGACACCGTGATTATTATATCATTTGCGCTGATGGAATTTGAAGAAGCTAGAAGACACAAGCCTACAGTTGTTTTCCCAAACGATTTTAATAAAATTTAGGTGACTTCGAAAACAAAAAAACTCCTCAGAATAGTATTCTTTGCTCTGATTGGAGTGATTGTTTTGTTCTTGGTTTTTAGGAACATTGATTGGAACAAGTTTTTACAAGGCGTTTCTGAGGCTAAGTTATCTTGGATACTGTTAGCAATGGTTGTGGGAGCATTGGGGCATTGGATTAGGGCTGCCAGATGGACTATCATGCTAAGATCTATTGGCTATAATTCTGCAAAAACTTATCCCGGTTTCTTGTCTGTGTTAGCGGGTTATTTTATCAACCTTGCAATCCCACGTGCCGGTGAAATTTCTCGCTGCGCACTCATGGGTGATGTGTGCAAAATTCCCGTTCAGAAACTCATAGGCACTGTTGTTACCGAACGAATCATTGATTTGTTGATGACAGCTTTTATTGTCGCTTTAGTTCTTTGGTTGCAATTCGAACTGCTGTATGGATTTACTAACAATAATATTTTCATTCCTCTATCCGACAAATTCAAAGCATTTTACGAATTCAGTCTTTTCTACCCTATTATAATTGGGGTAGCGTTTATTGGATTTGTACTTTATGCTCTGTTCAAAAAGAAACAGAAAGCAAACAATCAAAAGGAAAATAAAATCTTCCGTTTTATTACAGGAATTTTGGATGGAGTCAAAAGTGTATTCCAACTCAATCAACCCATACTTTTCACCCTCCAAACCTTTGGGATTTGGCTCACTTACTTAGGTTCTACGATTTGCATTTTACAAGCATTCAGCTTTACCGAAGCAGAAGGCATCAGTACAGGATTAAGTGTCCTCCTCTTTTCAACAATAGGGGTGATTGTTCCTGCTCCCGGAGGCATTGGCAGTATTTGGACTACACAAAATGGACTTATAGAAATCTATGGTTACAGCTTAGAACATGCAACCTTGTTTGCCAGTCTGCTGTTTTTTACTCAAGTAATTGGTTTCATAATTTTGGGTACTTTTGCATTGGTTCATCTCAGTATCCTGAAAAGCAAAAGCGATGCGCAACCCCAATCATAAAATAGTAAAGCTCGAAGACGGTTTAAGAATTCTT includes:
- a CDS encoding flippase-like domain-containing protein, encoding MTSKTKKLLRIVFFALIGVIVLFLVFRNIDWNKFLQGVSEAKLSWILLAMVVGALGHWIRAARWTIMLRSIGYNSAKTYPGFLSVLAGYFINLAIPRAGEISRCALMGDVCKIPVQKLIGTVVTERIIDLLMTAFIVALVLWLQFELLYGFTNNNIFIPLSDKFKAFYEFSLFYPIIIGVAFIGFVLYALFKKKQKANNQKENKIFRFITGILDGVKSVFQLNQPILFTLQTFGIWLTYLGSTICILQAFSFTEAEGISTGLSVLLFSTIGVIVPAPGGIGSIWTTQNGLIEIYGYSLEHATLFASLLFFTQVIGFIILGTFALVHLSILKSKSDAQPQS